In Aminobacterium sp. MB27-C1, a single genomic region encodes these proteins:
- a CDS encoding GntR family transcriptional regulator, protein MVSTKPYFNETVTSKVMDYLKKQILVSKKYKKGDKIIESQIAEELNISRSPVREAIQRLESQGLVTTIPRKGAFVTQFSIKEMEEIYALRYLLEGSIYEVLINENLLKEEDYEHLSGLIDQMVEVARSDMSTGEKVLAFLKKDIEFHRYTWLKANRPRTLSILSDLYHQLELGMLDDLIHAKSLEVTALSHYRIVEFLKSGELEKLKESRSWSLFARRLENVKEGS, encoded by the coding sequence ATGGTTTCGACAAAACCTTATTTTAATGAAACTGTTACATCCAAAGTAATGGACTACCTTAAAAAACAAATTCTTGTCTCCAAAAAGTATAAAAAGGGAGACAAAATTATCGAATCCCAAATAGCAGAAGAACTTAATATTAGCCGCTCTCCTGTGAGAGAGGCCATTCAACGTCTCGAAAGCCAGGGATTGGTGACAACCATTCCTCGAAAAGGGGCCTTTGTTACTCAATTTTCGATAAAAGAGATGGAGGAGATATATGCACTTCGTTATCTTTTAGAGGGAAGCATTTACGAGGTTCTCATCAATGAAAATCTTTTAAAAGAAGAGGATTACGAGCATCTTTCCGGCCTTATTGACCAGATGGTAGAAGTCGCAAGATCTGATATGTCTACAGGCGAAAAGGTTCTGGCCTTCTTGAAAAAAGACATTGAATTTCACCGCTATACCTGGTTGAAGGCAAATCGTCCCCGAACGTTAAGTATCCTTTCTGACTTGTATCATCAGTTGGAATTGGGGATGCTCGATGATTTAATCCATGCGAAAAGTTTGGAAGTTACAGCTCTCAGTCACTATAGAATCGTAGAATTCTTGAAAAGCGGAGAGCTTGAAAAACTTAAAGAGAGTAGATCTTGGAGCCTTTTCGCAAGAAGGCTCGAAAATGTTAAAGAAGGGAGTTAA
- a CDS encoding CaiB/BaiF CoA-transferase family protein has protein sequence METKGALTNLKVLDLTRVLAGPFCTMILADMGADVIKIERADSGDDTRSMGPFLNGESAYYMNLNRNKRGMTLNLKDPQGKELFLEMVKKADIVTENFRPGTMENLGIGYETLKEINPRIIYAAISGFGHTGPYKMRPGYDIIAQAMSGLMSTTGWPGGEPTRTGTAMGDVLAGLSCAIGILAAVNARNLTGVGQKVDIALVDSAVASLEIINMIYLIEGRIPQRIGNRYESTYPYDSFKASDGSLVIGAANNKLWKNLCSVMERPELAEAPEYLEVKDRVARNEELKVIVEEWTTKHTVQEAFDLINDAGIPCAPIMSIDQIVKDPHIAGDREMFVKTSHPIAGELTITGSHIKLSDTPPTIRTHSPLLGEHNVEILKELLDMDEEEVKELERRKIL, from the coding sequence ATGGAGACAAAAGGTGCGCTAACAAATCTGAAGGTGCTTGACCTCACTCGTGTATTGGCAGGTCCTTTCTGCACTATGATTCTTGCCGATATGGGAGCCGATGTTATAAAGATCGAACGGGCAGATAGTGGTGATGATACTCGCTCAATGGGACCATTTCTGAACGGCGAAAGCGCCTACTACATGAATCTCAATAGAAACAAAAGAGGAATGACCCTGAATTTGAAAGATCCGCAAGGGAAAGAACTCTTCCTTGAAATGGTTAAAAAAGCTGACATTGTAACAGAAAACTTCCGGCCAGGCACAATGGAAAATCTCGGCATTGGCTATGAGACTTTGAAAGAAATCAATCCCCGAATTATTTACGCCGCAATTTCAGGGTTCGGACATACGGGCCCCTACAAGATGCGTCCCGGTTACGATATTATCGCCCAGGCCATGAGCGGACTTATGAGCACAACTGGTTGGCCGGGGGGAGAACCAACACGAACCGGAACGGCGATGGGCGATGTTCTGGCAGGTCTTTCCTGCGCTATCGGCATTCTCGCAGCAGTCAACGCAAGAAATCTCACAGGAGTGGGCCAAAAGGTAGATATTGCGCTCGTGGATTCCGCCGTTGCCAGCCTCGAAATTATCAATATGATCTACCTCATCGAGGGGCGTATTCCTCAAAGAATAGGAAACCGCTACGAATCCACCTACCCTTACGATTCCTTCAAAGCTTCAGACGGAAGTCTTGTTATAGGCGCTGCCAACAATAAATTATGGAAAAACCTCTGCTCGGTGATGGAACGACCTGAATTGGCCGAAGCTCCCGAATATCTTGAAGTAAAAGACCGAGTCGCCAGAAATGAAGAACTCAAGGTTATCGTCGAGGAATGGACCACAAAACACACCGTTCAGGAAGCTTTCGACTTGATTAACGACGCCGGAATTCCATGCGCACCCATTATGTCAATCGACCAGATCGTCAAAGATCCCCACATTGCCGGAGACCGAGAAATGTTCGTAAAGACCAGCCATCCAATTGCCGGGGAACTGACGATCACAGGCAGCCATATCAAACTTTCTGACACGCCTCCGACCATAAGAACCCACTCCCCTCTTTTGGGAGAGCACAATGTTGAAATTCTGAAAGAACTTCTCGATATGGACGAGGAAGAAGTGAAAGAGCTGGAAAGGAGAAAAATTCTCTAA
- a CDS encoding hydroxymethylglutaryl-CoA lyase — protein MTHLQAPSSAIIREVCPRDGFQSVKDFIPTEDKVKFINDLAKTGISVMEVTSFVSPKAIPQMADAAEVMEEFNKNWKDRIESVALIPNLRGAENALKANPDWINFVLSASESHNKSNTRKTVAESLEELKKVAAIKGECKLCVSVATTFDCPFEGAIDPEAVIKILDTVFEIGVDGVTLADTIGTADPSKINNTLSRIRENYGDYPFFLHLHDTHGMAMVNTLTALQLGFSRFDSATGGLGGCPFAPGAAGNLATEDLVNFLEKIGVKTGVDLLKVISVARDMEAYGLHVTSHLSASNIGRESVNCCHQL, from the coding sequence ATGACACATCTTCAGGCGCCGAGCTCGGCAATTATACGCGAAGTATGTCCCAGAGATGGTTTCCAGAGCGTAAAAGACTTTATCCCCACAGAGGATAAGGTGAAATTCATAAACGACTTGGCAAAGACGGGAATTTCGGTAATGGAAGTCACTTCGTTTGTGAGTCCCAAAGCCATTCCCCAAATGGCCGATGCTGCCGAAGTCATGGAAGAGTTTAACAAGAATTGGAAGGATAGGATAGAATCCGTAGCGCTCATTCCTAACTTGAGAGGCGCCGAGAATGCACTCAAAGCAAACCCCGATTGGATTAACTTTGTTCTTTCAGCCAGCGAATCACACAATAAATCAAATACTCGCAAAACCGTAGCGGAATCCTTGGAGGAGCTCAAAAAAGTCGCAGCAATAAAGGGAGAATGCAAATTATGCGTATCTGTGGCCACCACCTTTGATTGCCCCTTCGAAGGAGCCATTGACCCTGAAGCCGTAATAAAGATTTTAGATACCGTTTTTGAAATAGGAGTGGACGGCGTTACACTTGCCGACACTATCGGAACCGCAGATCCATCAAAAATCAACAACACACTTTCACGAATCAGAGAAAACTATGGAGACTATCCCTTCTTCCTCCACCTTCACGATACCCACGGCATGGCCATGGTTAACACCCTTACCGCGCTACAGCTTGGGTTCAGCCGCTTTGATTCGGCAACGGGCGGACTTGGAGGATGTCCGTTCGCTCCTGGCGCCGCAGGAAACCTCGCTACCGAAGATCTCGTCAACTTCTTAGAGAAAATAGGCGTCAAGACGGGCGTTGATCTGCTTAAGGTGATATCTGTAGCCAGAGATATGGAAGCATATGGGCTGCACGTTACAAGTCACTTGTCTGCCAGCAATATTGGAAGGGAAAGCGTCAACTGTTGCCATCAACTGTAG